The following coding sequences are from one Amyelois transitella isolate CPQ chromosome 23, ilAmyTran1.1, whole genome shotgun sequence window:
- the LOC132903253 gene encoding uncharacterized protein K02A2.6-like isoform X2 — protein MPFGISSAPEVMQRLNTVIFSDIQGVHVYYDDIIVAGDSLSEHDQILSKVIDRARKFNVKFNKNKVQYRAEFVKYVGLLLSKSGIKPDPEHVKAIVDLEKPKNIKELQKFLGMCNYLSKFISNYSKTTEPLRDLLKKDVLWDWGSLQEKAFQEVKCKISSAPTLAILEKDGTLTLQCDSSKSGMGACLLQKGKPVSFYSRCYTECQQRWAPIEKELFAICLAMEKYHQFVYGRRIVVETDHKPLVAIMNKDINQISARLQRMVLRLLKYDFEIKYIPGSRMFVADYLSRHYNTTNGQIENTLKELVHCVSSETVYGLEGELQISKRKLIELQQESMKDGNLQHIMTWFNTEWPKNAKNIYGTELKKLFKLRNELMVKDNIVYFENRVLVPRSLRKELLSIVHSGHAGVVKCKKRARKVLFWPGMSRDIENYVLSCKPCEKYRVSNCKQPLMSHEIPDLPFSKVGMDVGHYAGKDFLVVVDYFSKWIEMVWLENKTASIIIQKLMKIFSTHGFPRYIVSDNMPFGSFDFKQFALKNDIELIMSSPHYPQSNGLSEKAVGIVKSLLKKCEESGTSFDLAMLHYRTSPVANLDYSPSELLMNRLLRTNLPCSKELLKSKLCVDVKEKLLKNNEKSRTIYNKTSKVKGSFKKGEDVIIQNVPYNKYWSSGKVMEEGNGPRSFTVMNDKGNLVRRNEKHIRKSKNKFIKKEECLWGSIPGEATRGETPVVLDDPGVSQRSVELGTAGSNDVVTRAGRVVRKPVYLEDFDLK, from the coding sequence ATGCCATTTGGCATATCCTCTGCTCCCGAGGTAATGCAAAGGttaaatactgttatttttagtGATATACAAGGAGTACATGTGTACTACGATGACATAATCGTAGCTGGAGATAGTTTGTCAGAACATGATCAAATTTTAAGTAAGGTAATAGATAGAGCGAGAAAGTTTAATGTTAagtttaataagaataaagttCAATATAGGGCGGAGTTTGTTAAGTATGTAGGGTTATTGCTATCAAAATCAGGGATTAAACCAGATCCTGAGCATGTGAAGGCCATTGTTGATTtagaaaaaccaaaaaatattaaggaatTACAAAAGTTCTTAGGaatgtgtaattatttaagtaagtttatatcaaattattcaaaaacaacAGAGCCGCTTAGAGATTTGTTAAAGAAAGATGTGTTGTGGGACTGGGGTAGTTTGCAAGAAAAAGCATTTCAAGaggtaaaatgtaaaatttccaGTGCACCTACTTTAGCAATATTAGAAAAAGATGGTACATTAACATTGCAATGTGATAGTTCTAAAAGTGGTATGGGTGCTTGTTTGTTACAGAAGGGTAAACCTGTTTCTTTTTACTCTAGGTGCTATACAGAATGTCAACAAAGATGGGCACCCATAGAAAAGGAGCTATTTGCAATTTGTTTAGCTATGGAAAAATATCATCAATTTGTTTATGGGCGTAGAATAGTTGTAGAAACAGACCACAAACCTTTAGTTGCCATAatgaataaagatataaatcaAATCTCAGCTAGGTTACAAAGAATGGTATTAAGACtgttaaaatatgattttgaaataaagtatattCCGGGATCTAGAATGTTTGTAGCTGATTATCTATCTAGACATTATAATACCACTAACGGGCAGatagaaaatacattaaaagaaTTAGTTCATTGTGTGAGTTCAGAAACTGTGTACGGTTTAGAGGGTGaattacaaatttcaaaaaggaAACTGATAGAATTACAACAGGAATCAATGAAGGATGGTAACTTGCAACATATTATGACTTGGTTTAATACAGAGTGGCCCAAAAatgctaaaaatatatatggtacagaattaaaaaagttgtttaaattaagaaatgagTTAATGgtaaaagataatattgtatattttgagAATAGAGTGTTAGTGCCTAGATCATTAAGAAAGGAATTATTAAGTATTGTGCACTCAGGTCATGCAGGAGTTGTGAAATGTAAAAAGAGGGCAaggaaagttttattttggccAGGAATGTCGAGAGACATAGAGAATTATGTATTATCATGTAAACCATGTGAAAAATATAGAGTATCTAACTGTAAACAACCTCTGATGTCTCATGAGATTCCGGATTTGCCATTTAGTAAAGTAGGTATGGATGTAGGTCACTATGCAGGTAAAGATTTCTTAGTTGTGGTAGACTATTTTTCCAAATGGATTGAAATGGTATGGTTAGAAAACAAAACAGCTTcaattataatacaaaagttaatgaaaattttcagtACTCATGGATTTCCAAGATATATAGTCAGTGACAACATGCCATTTGGTAGTTTTGattttaagcaatttgcattaaaaaatgACATTGAGTTAATTATGTCTAGTCCTCATTATCCTCAGTCTAATGGTTTATCAGAAAAAGCAGTTGGAATTGTAaaaagtttgttaaaaaaatgtgaagagAGTGGTACCAGTTTTGATCTGGCAATGTTGCATTATAGAACCAGTCCAGTGGCAAATTTAGATTATTCTCCTTCAGAGTTGTTAATGAACAGGTTGTTAAGAACAAACTTACCATGCTCAAAAGAACTTTTGAAATCTAAGTTGTGTGTAGatgttaaagaaaaattgttaaaaaataatgaaaaatctaggaccatttataataaaacttctaAAGTGAAAGGGTCTTTTAAAAAAGGGgaagatgtgattatacagAATGTACCTTATAACAAGTATTGGTCTTCAGGTAAAGTGATGGAAGAAGGAAATGGTCCTAGATCGTTCACAGTTATGAATGATAAGGGAAATTTAGTCAGGAGAAATGAGAAACAcataagaaaaagtaaaaacaaatttattaaaaaagaggaaTGTTTGTGGGGTAGTATACCAGGTGAGGCTACAAGGGGGGAGACTCCGGTGGTGTTAGATGACCCAGGGGTATCTCAAAGAAGTGTAGAGTTGGGTACAGCCGGCAGTAATGATGTAGTCACTAGGGCAGGTAGAGTTGTTAGAAAACCAGTTTATTTGGaagattttgatttaaaataa
- the LOC106140098 gene encoding homeotic protein empty spiracles yields the protein MMPLAPTPVVAVPSKPKIGFSIDSIVGGSERPKHASPPLASPGSPSPVASPRSPSPRPLLRPSALPAVFPSPELKRLPYLEAQSHHHQFLAHFQGAALAAALAHQQQGFGGPLPPHPPPHPAAPVPRESYQLYPWLINRHGRIFPHRFPGGPDIPGFLLQPFRKPKRIRTAFSPSQLLKLEHAFEKNHYVVGAERKQLAQALSLTETQVKVWFQNRRTKHKRMQQEEEAKTGTKSSSSGSKPDDGNQFNNSYEEEDEELIDMDMDELSESENET from the exons ATGATGCCTCTCGCACCGACCCCTGTGGTGGCGGTGCCATCGAAGCCGAAGATAGGATTTAGTATAGACAGCATAGTTGGGGGTTCAGAGAGACCTAAACATGCATCACCCCCTTTGGCAAGTCCAGGATCGCCTTCTCCGGTGGCCAGCCCTCGAAGTCCTTCGCCCCGGCCCCTACTACGGCCAAGTGCGTTGCCAGCAGTTTTTCCGTCACCGGAATTGAAGAGGTTACCTTATTTGGAAGCTCAAAGTCATCACCATCAGTTCCTAGCGCATTTTCAAGGAGCAGCTCTGGCTGCGGCTTTGGCGCATCAGCAGCAAGGGTTTGGAGGTCCTCTTCCGCCTCATCCACCGCCGCATCCCGCCGCACCAGTTCCTAGAGAATCGTATCAACTGTACCCGTGGTTAATCAATAGGCACGGAAGGATATTTCCACATAGGTTTCCTGGAG GTCCAGACATCCCCGGGTTCCTCCTGCAGCCGTTCAGGAAGCCGAAGAGGATTAGAACCGCCTTCTCCCCTTCGCAACTTCTGAAGTTGGAACACGCTTTCGAAAAAAATCACTACGTTGTCGGCGCTGAAAGGAAACAGTTAGCGCAAGCGCTGAGCTTAACTGAGACGCag GTAAAGGTGTGGTTCCAGAACAGAAGAACGAAGCACAAACGGATGCAGCAAGAGGAGGAAGCAAAGACTGGCACCAAATCCAGTTCCTCAGGTTCGAAGCCGGATGATGGAAACCAGTTTAACAATTCCTatgaagaagaagatgaaGAATTGATAGACATGGATATGGACGAATTAAGTGAAAGTGAAAATGAAACGTAA
- the LOC132903253 gene encoding uncharacterized protein LOC132903253 isoform X3 has product MVEDNKMEKIMVGSIKPPVGYSIIDGDSWKKYKQIFNLYLVATGLEKQEDERKIAVFLSCAGDEMLDVYNGLGVIKSWKALEENLDNHFGTKNNTVANSYKFFNLRQEEEEKVDRFVTRLRNAAKICDFKEEKRLIRDMLTIGVKDVSLKERLLWEADLTLDKAINLCQAAENSKKQIKEMESNAKEISFMKESSAKKDHRQKMFHCNRCGRQHEYRNCPAYGKKCALCSTFNHFAVMCRYKNRKEEKPGTTKQLHKKVQGVKESNNGEDSSSEEFGPYSEKVSSQY; this is encoded by the exons ATGGTGGAAGACaacaaaatggaaaaaataatggtaGGATCCATAAAGCCGCCTGTGGGATATTCAATAATTGATGGAGACTCATGGAAAAAGTATAAGCAGATATTCAACCTATATTTAGTAGCAACAGGTTTGGAAAAACAAGAGGATGAAAGGAAAATTGCAGTTTTCCTATCATGTGCGGGAGACGAGATGCTGGATGTGTACAATGGATTAGGAGTGATAAAGAGTTGGAAGGCATTAGAGGAAAATCTGGACAATCACTTTGGTACCAAAAATAACACAGTGGCCAATAGttacaaatttttcaatttaaggCAAGAGGAAGAGGAAAAAGTAGATCGTTTTGTTACAAGGCTTAGGAATGCAGCTAAGATCTGTgattttaaagaagaaaagagaTTGATAAGAGATATGTTAACAATAGGAGTAAAAGACGTCAGTCTCAAGGAAAGATTATTATGGGAAGCAGATTTAACATTAGACAAGGCGATAAATTTATGTCAAGCAGcagaaaatagcaaaaaacaaataaaggaGATGGAGAGTAATGCAAAGGAAATAAGTTTCATGAAGGAAAGTTCGGCTAAAAAGGATCATCGGCAGAAGATGTTTCATTGTAATAGATGTGGAAGACAACATGAATATAGAAATTGTCCTGCGTATGGAAAGAAGTGTGCTTTGTGTTCAACATTCAATCATTTTGCGGTAATGTGTCgatacaaaaatagaaaagaagaaaaaccAGGCACAACGAAACAGTTACATAAAAAAGTACAAGGAGTGAAGGAGTCAAATAATGGTGAGGACAGTAGTAGTGAGGAATTCGGACCATATTCA GAAAAGGTGTCTTCACAGTATTAG
- the LOC132903253 gene encoding uncharacterized protein K02A2.6-like isoform X1, translated as MVEDNKMEKIMVGSIKPPVGYSIIDGDSWKKYKQIFNLYLVATGLEKQEDERKIAVFLSCAGDEMLDVYNGLGVIKSWKALEENLDNHFGTKNNTVANSYKFFNLRQEEEEKVDRFVTRLRNAAKICDFKEEKRLIRDMLTIGVKDVSLKERLLWEADLTLDKAINLCQAAENSKKQIKEMESNAKEISFMKESSAKKDHRQKMFHCNRCGRQHEYRNCPAYGKKCALCSTFNHFAVMCRYKNRKEEKPGTTKQLHKKVQGVKESNNGEDSSSEEFGPYSVSSLSKLQWHEVISVEGYNIKFKLDSGADCNVMPLRLFNKITKGEYMLGKPTVLVVYNGQEVKTSGSVELNCIVKGQKGCIRFCLVDMQVQPVLGLPDCVKFNLINKVDNIVVQDKSTFLAINEDVFSGLGNIGTYTIKLRENVQPVVKPIRRVPQVIKDRLKETLCNYESRGIIEKVEGPTTWCNNLVIVEKPDKSLRLCLDPKELNKAILRENYQIPSPEEIYNSLAGKGVFTVLDLKDGFFQVALDDEEKLCTFGTPFGRYRFKRMPFGISSAPEVMQRLNTVIFSDIQGVHVYYDDIIVAGDSLSEHDQILSKVIDRARKFNVKFNKNKVQYRAEFVKYVGLLLSKSGIKPDPEHVKAIVDLEKPKNIKELQKFLGMCNYLSKFISNYSKTTEPLRDLLKKDVLWDWGSLQEKAFQEVKCKISSAPTLAILEKDGTLTLQCDSSKSGMGACLLQKGKPVSFYSRCYTECQQRWAPIEKELFAICLAMEKYHQFVYGRRIVVETDHKPLVAIMNKDINQISARLQRMVLRLLKYDFEIKYIPGSRMFVADYLSRHYNTTNGQIENTLKELVHCVSSETVYGLEGELQISKRKLIELQQESMKDGNLQHIMTWFNTEWPKNAKNIYGTELKKLFKLRNELMVKDNIVYFENRVLVPRSLRKELLSIVHSGHAGVVKCKKRARKVLFWPGMSRDIENYVLSCKPCEKYRVSNCKQPLMSHEIPDLPFSKVGMDVGHYAGKDFLVVVDYFSKWIEMVWLENKTASIIIQKLMKIFSTHGFPRYIVSDNMPFGSFDFKQFALKNDIELIMSSPHYPQSNGLSEKAVGIVKSLLKKCEESGTSFDLAMLHYRTSPVANLDYSPSELLMNRLLRTNLPCSKELLKSKLCVDVKEKLLKNNEKSRTIYNKTSKVKGSFKKGEDVIIQNVPYNKYWSSGKVMEEGNGPRSFTVMNDKGNLVRRNEKHIRKSKNKFIKKEECLWGSIPGEATRGETPVVLDDPGVSQRSVELLENQFIWKILI; from the exons ATGGTGGAAGACaacaaaatggaaaaaataatggtaGGATCCATAAAGCCGCCTGTGGGATATTCAATAATTGATGGAGACTCATGGAAAAAGTATAAGCAGATATTCAACCTATATTTAGTAGCAACAGGTTTGGAAAAACAAGAGGATGAAAGGAAAATTGCAGTTTTCCTATCATGTGCGGGAGACGAGATGCTGGATGTGTACAATGGATTAGGAGTGATAAAGAGTTGGAAGGCATTAGAGGAAAATCTGGACAATCACTTTGGTACCAAAAATAACACAGTGGCCAATAGttacaaatttttcaatttaaggCAAGAGGAAGAGGAAAAAGTAGATCGTTTTGTTACAAGGCTTAGGAATGCAGCTAAGATCTGTgattttaaagaagaaaagagaTTGATAAGAGATATGTTAACAATAGGAGTAAAAGACGTCAGTCTCAAGGAAAGATTATTATGGGAAGCAGATTTAACATTAGACAAGGCGATAAATTTATGTCAAGCAGcagaaaatagcaaaaaacaaataaaggaGATGGAGAGTAATGCAAAGGAAATAAGTTTCATGAAGGAAAGTTCGGCTAAAAAGGATCATCGGCAGAAGATGTTTCATTGTAATAGATGTGGAAGACAACATGAATATAGAAATTGTCCTGCGTATGGAAAGAAGTGTGCTTTGTGTTCAACATTCAATCATTTTGCGGTAATGTGTCgatacaaaaatagaaaagaagaaaaaccAGGCACAACGAAACAGTTACATAAAAAAGTACAAGGAGTGAAGGAGTCAAATAATGGTGAGGACAGTAGTAGTGAGGAATTCGGACCATATTCAGTAAGTAGTTTAAGTAAGTTACAATGGCATGAGGTTATAAGTGTAGAAggctataatataaaatttaagttggaCTCTGGAGCAGATTGTAATGTTATGCCGCTtaggttatttaataaaattacaaagggaGAATATATGTTAGGAAAGCCAACGGTTCTGGTAGTTTATAATGGTCAAGAGGTAAAAACATCAGGAAGTGTTGAACTAAATTGTATTGTTAAAGGACAAAAAGGTTGTATTAGGTTTTGTTTGGTAGATATGCAGGTTCAGCCAGTGTTAGGGTTGCCAGattgtgtaaaatttaatttaattaataaagtagaCAATATAGTTGTACAGGATAAAAGCACATTTTTAGCAATTAATGAGGATGTGTTTTCAGGATTAGGCAACATAGGAACATATACAATAAAGTTGAGAGAAAATGTTCAACCAGTAGTTAAGCCAATTAGAAGGGTACCTCAGGTGATAAAAGATAGGTTGAAAGAAACTTTATGTAATTATGAAAGTAGAGGTATTATTGAAAAGGTAGAGGGACCTACCACTTGGTgtaataatttagttataGTGGAGAAACCAGATAAGTCTCTTCGGTTATGTTTAGATCcaaaagaattaaataaagctATTTTAAGAGAAAATTATCAAATCCCTTCGCCTGAAGAAATTTATAACTCACTTGCAGGAAAAGGTGTCTTCACAGTATTAGATCTCAAGGATGGATTTTTTCAAGTAGCCTTGGACGATGAGGAAAAGCTGTGTACATTTGGTACACCCTTTGGCAGATACAGGTTCAAAAGGATGCCATTTGGCATATCCTCTGCTCCCGAGGTAATGCAAAGGttaaatactgttatttttagtGATATACAAGGAGTACATGTGTACTACGATGACATAATCGTAGCTGGAGATAGTTTGTCAGAACATGATCAAATTTTAAGTAAGGTAATAGATAGAGCGAGAAAGTTTAATGTTAagtttaataagaataaagttCAATATAGGGCGGAGTTTGTTAAGTATGTAGGGTTATTGCTATCAAAATCAGGGATTAAACCAGATCCTGAGCATGTGAAGGCCATTGTTGATTtagaaaaaccaaaaaatattaaggaatTACAAAAGTTCTTAGGaatgtgtaattatttaagtaagtttatatcaaattattcaaaaacaacAGAGCCGCTTAGAGATTTGTTAAAGAAAGATGTGTTGTGGGACTGGGGTAGTTTGCAAGAAAAAGCATTTCAAGaggtaaaatgtaaaatttccaGTGCACCTACTTTAGCAATATTAGAAAAAGATGGTACATTAACATTGCAATGTGATAGTTCTAAAAGTGGTATGGGTGCTTGTTTGTTACAGAAGGGTAAACCTGTTTCTTTTTACTCTAGGTGCTATACAGAATGTCAACAAAGATGGGCACCCATAGAAAAGGAGCTATTTGCAATTTGTTTAGCTATGGAAAAATATCATCAATTTGTTTATGGGCGTAGAATAGTTGTAGAAACAGACCACAAACCTTTAGTTGCCATAatgaataaagatataaatcaAATCTCAGCTAGGTTACAAAGAATGGTATTAAGACtgttaaaatatgattttgaaataaagtatattCCGGGATCTAGAATGTTTGTAGCTGATTATCTATCTAGACATTATAATACCACTAACGGGCAGatagaaaatacattaaaagaaTTAGTTCATTGTGTGAGTTCAGAAACTGTGTACGGTTTAGAGGGTGaattacaaatttcaaaaaggaAACTGATAGAATTACAACAGGAATCAATGAAGGATGGTAACTTGCAACATATTATGACTTGGTTTAATACAGAGTGGCCCAAAAatgctaaaaatatatatggtacagaattaaaaaagttgtttaaattaagaaatgagTTAATGgtaaaagataatattgtatattttgagAATAGAGTGTTAGTGCCTAGATCATTAAGAAAGGAATTATTAAGTATTGTGCACTCAGGTCATGCAGGAGTTGTGAAATGTAAAAAGAGGGCAaggaaagttttattttggccAGGAATGTCGAGAGACATAGAGAATTATGTATTATCATGTAAACCATGTGAAAAATATAGAGTATCTAACTGTAAACAACCTCTGATGTCTCATGAGATTCCGGATTTGCCATTTAGTAAAGTAGGTATGGATGTAGGTCACTATGCAGGTAAAGATTTCTTAGTTGTGGTAGACTATTTTTCCAAATGGATTGAAATGGTATGGTTAGAAAACAAAACAGCTTcaattataatacaaaagttaatgaaaattttcagtACTCATGGATTTCCAAGATATATAGTCAGTGACAACATGCCATTTGGTAGTTTTGattttaagcaatttgcattaaaaaatgACATTGAGTTAATTATGTCTAGTCCTCATTATCCTCAGTCTAATGGTTTATCAGAAAAAGCAGTTGGAATTGTAaaaagtttgttaaaaaaatgtgaagagAGTGGTACCAGTTTTGATCTGGCAATGTTGCATTATAGAACCAGTCCAGTGGCAAATTTAGATTATTCTCCTTCAGAGTTGTTAATGAACAGGTTGTTAAGAACAAACTTACCATGCTCAAAAGAACTTTTGAAATCTAAGTTGTGTGTAGatgttaaagaaaaattgttaaaaaataatgaaaaatctaggaccatttataataaaacttctaAAGTGAAAGGGTCTTTTAAAAAAGGGgaagatgtgattatacagAATGTACCTTATAACAAGTATTGGTCTTCAGGTAAAGTGATGGAAGAAGGAAATGGTCCTAGATCGTTCACAGTTATGAATGATAAGGGAAATTTAGTCAGGAGAAATGAGAAACAcataagaaaaagtaaaaacaaatttattaaaaaagaggaaTGTTTGTGGGGTAGTATACCAGGTGAGGCTACAAGGGGGGAGACTCCGGTGGTGTTAGATGACCCAGGGGTATCTCAAAGAAGT GTAGAGTTGTTAGAAAACCAGTTTATTTGGaagattttgatttaa